A stretch of Salvelinus alpinus chromosome 4, SLU_Salpinus.1, whole genome shotgun sequence DNA encodes these proteins:
- the LOC139572483 gene encoding uncharacterized protein has translation MCSSWMQVTFLLAHLIVAGGVVYQYPGSLTVAEGTNVTFHCDISEMGGECSHIVWVQVGPMRKLTLWPQKTYSVHTNKACLLNIINANRTSVGIFYCALLNGAMLNMGNGSVLEVSDPITSDATLEVLVPVDWQEAPSSPVPLMCLVSGLDPSQARVYWEVEGKVQSSERLPEVLSEKPASVRVQLSVPGHTWAEGEEITCVMESTSGVKMNKTVSRMGMERSRQGMFLAISLGGMCILLSIVVMIITLYVCRLRHDHRKKRFQPYEHNQDGAQGLTEVQYASLKFGAGRGRPLPTAAAKNRQYK, from the exons ATGTGTTCAAGTTGGATGCAGGTGACATTTCTCCTTGCACACTTGATTGTTG CAGGAGGAGTGGTATACCAGTACCCAGGGTCACTAACAGTGGCAGAGGGTACCAATGTGACATTTCACTGTGACATCAGTGAAATGGGAGGGGAATGCTCTCATATCGTATGGGTGCAAGTGGGACCTATGAGAAAGCTCACACTCTGGCCTCAAAAAACCTACAGTGTCCACACCAACAAGGCCTGCCTCCTGAACATCATCAATGCCAACAGGACAAGTGTGGGCATCTTCTACTGTGCCCTGCTTAATGGTGCCATGCTGAACATGGGCAATGGGAGTGTGCTGGAAGTCTCTG ACCCTATCACCTCTGACGCTACTCTGGAGGTCCTGGTGCCTGTGGACTGGCAGGAGGCCCCCTCATCCCCAGTCCCACTCATGTGCCTGGTGTCTGGACTGGATCCCAGTCAGGCCAGGGTGTACTGGGAGGTGGAGGGGAAGGTTCAGTCCTCAGAGCGTTTACCTGAGGTTCTGTCAGAGAAGCCAGCCAGTGTCAGAGTCCAGCTCTCTGTACCTGGCCATACCTGGGCTGAAGGTGAAGAGATCACCTGTGTTATGGAGAGTACCAGTGGGGTGAAGATGAACAAGACAGTCAGCAGGATGG GAATGGAGCGGTCCAGACAGGGAATGTTTCTGGCCATCTCTTTGGGCGGCATGTGTATCCTTCTTTCTATTGTGGTGATGATCATCACCTTGTATGTCTGCAGACTGAGACACGACCATC GAAAGAAAAGATTTCAACCCTACGAGCACAACCAGGACGGAGCACAG GGTCTGACTGAGGTGCAGTATGCCAGTTTAAAGTTTGGAGCTGGTCGTGGGAGACCCTTACCTACAGCCGCAGCTAAAAACAGACAATATAAGTAG